One stretch of Pyrenophora tritici-repentis strain M4 chromosome 4, whole genome shotgun sequence DNA includes these proteins:
- a CDS encoding O-methyltransferase yields the protein MGSIGAEDVNPRVIAEAEKLLLSLKTHNGGAKDQAKALRHLEKLRCMIHTGFDALLFHAQPFQILPAVNVLIEHGVFDAVPPEGKMSIEDIASKVKLDATILNRFIRILLTQGIFAETSPRVIAHTPASSIFRSDQAADFYRLGMTQFPQWWKVSDYLKVHSASDAYDATKVPYVWAQGKEGKTYYEAMEEDPIVADAWHKGMVMIESMQPVTGMFPFRSMLEEIDVDKKRAFVVDVGGGRGNALVAIMAECGASVAGRMVLQDVAEVLEGKSPVRIDGVQIMPHNFYDPQPVKNAHVYYLRNVLHNHYDVLSEIILRQIVGAMEPDSRVLIGEMILPSTVTAGSDPMPYFMDLNMFMEGGIERTEEQWIELLDAVGLEIVKIWRLTVNPVQATIEARLKG from the exons ATGGGTTCAATCGGCGCAGAGGATGTCAACCCGAGAGTCATTGCGGAAGCAGAAAAGCTCCTGCTAAGTCTTAAAACCCACAATGGTGGCGCTAAGGATCAAGCAAAGGCTCTCCGGCATCTTGAGAAGTTGCGCTGTATGATCCATACCGGTTTCGATGCCCTGTTGTTCCACGCTCAGCCG TTTCAAATTCTGCCCGCAGTCAATGTCTTGATTGAGCATGGCGTGTTCGATGCTGTACCTCCAGAAGGCAAGATGTCGATTGAAGACATTGCTTCGAAAGTGAAGCTGGATGCCACAATTCTGA ACAGATTCATTCGCATCCTTCTCACTCAAGGTATCTTCGCCGAAACCTCTCCCAGAGTCATTGCACACACGCCAGCGTCATCCATCTTCCGCAGCGACCAAGCAGCAGACTTCTACCGACTAGG AATGACGCAATTTCCTCAATGGTGGAAAGTGTCCGACTATCTCAAAGTCCACTCCGCAAGCGACGCATACGATGCCACCAAAGTCCCCTACGTCTGGGCACAAGGCAAAGAAGGTAAAACATACTACGAGGCTATGGAAGAGGACCCCATCGTAGCGGACGCATGGCACAAGGGGATGGTCATGATCGAGTCGATGCAGCCTGTGACGGGGATGTTCCCATTCCGATCGATGCTCGAAGAAATCGATGTAGACAAAAAGCGGGCTTTTGTCGTAGATGTCGGCGGGGGAAGAGGCAATGCGCTTGTGGCGATCATGGCGGAGTGTGGTGCTAGTGTGGCGGGGAGGATGGTGTTGCAGGATGTGGCTGAGGTTCTGGAGGGCAAAAGTCCGGTGCGGATCGATGGAGTGCAGATCATGCCGCATAACTTCTACGATCCACAGCCGGTGAAGA ATGCGCACGTCTACTACCTGCGTAACGTGCTGCATAATCACTACGATGTTCTAAGCGAAATTATTCTGCGACAAATCGTCGGTGCTATGGAACCAGATTCTCGGGTGCTGATTGGCGAAATGATTTTGCCATCGACCGTGACTGCAGGGTCAGACCCCATGCCTTACTTCATGGACCTCAACATGTTTATGGAGGGAGGGATCGAGAGGACAGAGGAGCAGTGGATTGAGCTACTTGATGCAGTTGGACTGGAAATTGTGAAGATCTGGCGGTTAACAGTCAACCCGGTTCAAGCGACGATTGAGGCGCGCTTGAAAGGTTGA
- a CDS encoding FabG, Dehydrogenase with different specificities (related to short-chain alcohol dehydrogenase) — MSDAPPFPSPVKRWHDKSQPAGDPSLPALSQKGKSILVTGGGNTGIGGETARYFARAGAARIGLIGRREGPLLENKAAIEKECPGTKVFIQSADVTDEASVNSAFDNFAKDGKIDTLIHAAAAIGPKENFTDVDAREFLKGITDNVEGSLWVAKAFIRNAASDAHVVAINSWGSHLSLNDAFASYCVAKMAVYRLWDTVLLANPNLSVFHTQPGVVLTEMNLTVGGADSFKNVKTDDVTLPASFNLWLSTPEARFLKGKFLWCNWDIEELKSRAKEIESGRLLNLDLNGWPFASASS; from the exons ATGTCCGACGCTCCCCCATTTCCCTCTCCAGTAAAGCGCTGGCACGACAAGTCTCAGCCCGCCGGCGATCCTAGCCTTCCAGCTCTCTCTCAGAAAGGCAAATCGATTCTTGTAACTGGTGGAGGCAACACTGGCATTGGAGGAGAGACAGCTCGCTACTTTGCCCGTGCAGGTGCTGCGCGTATTGGTCTCATAGGACGTCGCGAAGGCCCTCTGCTCGAGAACAAAGCTGCCATTGAGAAGGAGTGCCCTGGCACAAAGGTCTTCATTCAGAGCGCTGACGTCACCGATGAGGCTTCAGTCAATTCCGCTTTCGACAATTTCGCCAAGGACGGAAAGATTGACACACTCATTCATGCCGCTGCTGCAATCGGACCCAAGGAGAACTTTACCGACGTCGACGCGCGCGAGTTCCTCAAAGGCATCACCGACAACGTCGAAGGCTCCTTGTGGGTCGCCAAGGCCTTCATCCGCAATGCTGCGTCTGATGCGCATGTCGTCGCGATCAACTCATGGGGATCTCATTTGAGTCTCAACGACGCCTTTGCCTCCTACTGTGTTGCCAAGATGGCTGTTTACCGTTTGTGGGACACTGTGCTTCTCGCCAACCCCAACCTTAGCGTCTTCCACACTCAGCCCGGTGTTGTTCTCACTGAGATGAACCTCACTGTTGGTGGTGCAGACAGCTTCAAAAACGTCAAGACCGATGATG TTACTCTCCCAGCAAGCTTCAACCTCTGGCTCTCAACCCCAGAGGCTCGCTTCCTCAAGGGCAAGTTCTTGTGGTGCAACTGGGATATCGAAGAGCTCAAGTCTCGCGCCAAAGAGATAGAGTCCGGACGACTCCTCAATCTCGACCTCAACGGCTGGCCTTTTGCGTCTGCTTCCAGCTGA
- a CDS encoding AraJ, Arabinose efflux permease, translating to MATIKDEHSVGEVPESSRSSHHSLSAAGDAVESKNDTTVIYPTGFRMWLLSGASIFGVFLISLDQTILGTAVPKITTDFGGLNDVSWYSAAYFMTFGGLEASWGKAFKYFDIKWTFVLTLFIFEIGSLICALAPNSKTLIVGRAIAGVGAAGISVGGTSIVAFSTPPKQRPIVMGIIGLTYGLSSVLGPIIGGVFTDHVSWRWCFYINLPIGGIAIAIVVFFFALPAAARPAPIPLSRKLLHLDPIGISLTMAAIICFILGLQYAGTRYAWDSSQVIGLLFGFVVLVAALVGWSIYQDEYAMLIPRLFKKRALWSICPYQFFFLGDLILLLYYLPIYFQSVKGASAIQSGIDNLPIVAAVAVFCVLGGIFVSKTGHPTPAMFVGALLGTVGCGLLYTLEVDTPATKWIGYQILVGSAIAFSVQNGLNIAQSSVDPEDLPAVTANLYFFQTVGGAFTVSSAQAAFINQALDNLRTTAPEIDSSKLLTTGASELRKVFTQAEIPIVIEAYMHGLKAAFAVSIAFCGLAFVATWFVPWEQLATHRPAEPTDTEQQGTTTK from the exons ATGGCGACTATCAAAGACGAGCATTCGGTCGGAGAAGTACCTGAATCCAGCAGAAGCTCTCACCACTCTCTGTCAGCCGCTGGAGATGCAGTCGAGTCGAAGAATGACACAACTGTTATCTACCCAACAGGGTTTCGCATGTGGCTTCTTTCTGGGGCATCTATCTTTGGTGTCTTCTTAATATCATTGGATCAG ACTATCCTGGGCACGGCGGTTCCTAAGATCACGACCGACTTCGGCGGCCTGAACGATGTCTCCTGGTACAGCGCAGCCTACTTCATGACGTTTGGTGGTTTGGAGGCATCATGGGGCAAGGCGTTCAAATACTTCGACATCAAGTGGACGTTCGTCTTGACCTTGTTCATATTTGAGATTGGTAGCCTGATCTGCGCGCTTGCGCCCAACTCGAAAACGTTGATAGTTGGTCGCGCAATAGCTGGAGTGGGAGCGGCGGGCATATCAGTTGGAGGTACAAGTATCGTCGCGTTCAGTACTCCCCCGAAACAGCGACCCATTGTCATGGGTATCATAGGTCTAACCTATGGGCTGTCCTCTGTTCTTGGGCCTATCATCGGTGGTGTCTTCACCGATCATGTCTC GTGGCGTTGGTGTTTCTACATCAATCTCCCTATCGGTGGGATTGCGATTGCAATCgttgtcttcttcttcgcgCTACCTGCTGCAGCTCGCCCAGCTCCCATACCATTAAGCCGGAAGCTTCTTCATTTGGATCCTATCGGAATTAGTCTTACCATGGCAGCTATCATCTGCTTCATTCTCGGTCTTCAGTATGCTGGAACCCGGTACGCGTGGGACAGCAGTCAAGTGATCGGCTTACTCTTCGGATTTGTCGTCTTAGTCGCCGCGCTGGTCGGGTGGTCTATCTACCAAGACGAGTATGCGATGCTGATTCCTCGACTATTCAAGAAACGCGCACTTTGGTCCATATGCCCCTACCAATTCTTCTTCCTCGGCGACTTAATTCTTCTCCTCTACTATCTCCCCATATACTTCCAATCAGTCAAGGGGGCCTCGGCGATCCAATCTGGAATCGACAATCTGCCAATCGTCGCTGCAGTTGCAGTGTTCTGCGTGCTGGGAGGTATTTTCGTCTCCAAGACGGGACATCCCACACCAGCCATGTTCGTCGGGGCCTTACTTGGCACTGTAGGTTGCGGTCTGCTATACACGTTAGAGGTCGATACACCTGCCACCAAATGGATTGGCTACCAGATCCTAGTCGGTTCAGCAATCGCCTTTTCGGTGCAGAACGGTCTCAACATCGCACAATCCAGCGTGGATCCGGAGGACCTTCCGGCAGTCACTGCTAATCTCTACT TTTTCCAGACCGTTGGCGGTGCTTTCACTGTCTCGTCAGCACAGGCCGCCTTCATCAATCAAGCGCTCGACAACCTCCGGACAACGGCTCCTGAGATTGATTCGTCGAAACTCCTCACCACCGGAGCTTCGGAACTGCGCAAAGTTTTCACACAGGCCGAGATACCTATTGTCATCGAAGCATATATGCACGGTCTGAAGGCTGCATTCGCCGTCTCTATCGCGTTTTGTGGCCTTGCATTCGTTGCAACATGGTTCGTGCCATGGGAGCAACTAGCCACACACAGGCCCGCAGAACCTACAGACACTGAACAGCAAGGGACAACAACGAAATAG
- a CDS encoding DUF3237 multi-domain protein — translation MKYLSNPLFFLATAAFSLAQAPPSPEFNWILSANVTPGTPIIIGPVPGLGIRTALPIAGGIFWGPFFNGTLAPVGVDAGIVTSDGKFYPGGTAILQTNDGANIIFRDNGYQTGDTIYGAVTFETGAVGLEWLNKLVLAGPIPEGAKKSR, via the exons ATGAAGTACCTCTCAAATCCCCTCTTCTTCTTAGCCACCGCAGCTTTTAGCCTCGCCCAAGCCCCTCCAAGCCCAGAGTTCAACTGGATACTCTCCGCAAACGTAACTCCGGGTACCCCAATCATCATAGGCCCCGTCCCCGGACTCGGCATACGCACCGCGCTTCCCATCGCCGGTGGCATCTTCTGGGGCCCCTTCTTCAACGGAACTCTCGCACCCGTTGGCGTAGACGCCGGTATAGTGACTTCCGACGGCAAGTTTTACCCCGGCGGCACTGCGATTTTGCAGACAAATGATGGGGCGAATATCATTTTTCGCGATAATGGATATCAAACTGGAGATACGATCTATGGGGCTGTGACTTTTGAGACGGGGGCAGTGGGGTTGGAGTGGTTGAATAAGCTTGTGCTT GCTGGACCGATTCCTGAGGGGGCGAAGAAAAGTCGTTGA
- a CDS encoding oxidoreductase domain containing protein, producing the protein MFTLLNRVFTSFSPPKAEKKDGAIRFGILGASKIAPMALITPATSHSEVIIQAIAARDRSRAEEFAKKHGIPEVKETYEDLFSDPNIDAVFIPLPNGLHYEWSVKAIRAGKHVLVEKPSTSTSAEAEILFNLPELSLPNAPIILEAFHNRFHPAVQKFLSFVSSPDVVHVYTDNMVPWWFTKKTDLEYNYQLGGGSIMALGTYNFALMRMAFGEEPVECLSCETKIFADGEHDRCDHTFEAQFRFPNGIGEAKTTLQGPLWWKPSECRVTHREVVVLEKGLEDGLEKVMTRVVTLHGCMHAVLWHRIDVRDEYRMRVKETGEVVKRWKEEKLHKAYTHREAGGDQAERQGEDWWMSYRYQLEAFVDRVKGRGVPYWVTGEDSTKQMRMVDMAYEKSGLGLRPTSEFR; encoded by the exons ATGTTCACATTACTGAATCGCGTCTTCACCTCTTTCAGCCCACCAAAGGCGGAAAAGAAGGATGGAGCAATCAGATTTGGCATCCTGGGAGCCTCCAAGATCGC ACCAATGGCACTGATCACTCCAGCCACTTCACACTCAGAGGTCATCATCCAAGCTATCGCAGCCAGAGATCGCAGTCGTGCCGAGGAGTTCGCCAAAAAACATGGCATCCCCGAAGTGAAGGAAACCTACGAAG ACCTTTTCTCCGACCCAAACATCGATGCAGTGTTCATCCCCCTCCCCAATGGCCTGCACTACGAATGGTCCGTCAAAGCGATCCGAGCCGGCAAACATGTCCTTGTCGAAAAGCCGTCAACCTCCACCTCCGCCGAAGCAGAAATACTCTTCAACCTGCCCGAGCTCTCCCTTCCCAACGCCCCCATCATCCTCGAAGCTTTCCACAACCGCTTCCACCCCGCCGTGCAAAAGTTCCTGTCTTTCGTTTCTTCTCCCGACGTCGTGCACGTATACACAGATAACATGGTACCGTGGTGGTTCACGAAAAAGACGGATCTCGAGTACAACTACCAGCTAGGCGGGGGTAGCATAATGGCGCTTGGCACCTACAACTTCGCCCTCATGCGTATGGCTTTTGGTGAGGAGCCAGTGGAGTGTTTATCTTGTGAGACAAAGATTTTCGCTGATGGGGAACACGATCGATGTGACCATACTTTCGAGGCGCAGTTCCGATTTCCAAACGGTATTGGTGAGGCGAAGACGACACTGCAGGGTCCGTTGTGGTGGAAGCCATCGGAATGTCGGGTTACGCATAGGGAGGTTGTTGTGCTGGAGAAGGGTTTGGAGGATGGGCTGGAGAAGGTTATGACTAGGGTTGTTACGCTACATGGGTGTATGCACGCTGTACTTTGGCATCGCATTGATGTGAGGGATGAGTATCGAATGAGGGTGAAGGAGACGGGGGAGGTGGTGAAGAGGTGGAAGGAAGAGAAGTTGCACAAGGCTTATACTCATAGGGAAGCGGGTGGGGATCAGGCTGAGCGACAGGGCGAGGATTGGTGGATGTCATATCGGTATCAGCTTGAGGCGTTTGTGGATCGTGTAAAAGGGAGGGGAGTACCGTATTGGGTCACGGGAGAGGATTCGACCAAGCAGATGAGGATGGTTGATATGGCTTATGAGAAGAGTGGGTTAGGTTTGAGGCCGACCAGTGAGTTTCGTTAG
- a CDS encoding GlcD, FAD/FMN-containing dehydrogenase, whose translation MYGIFSLLSFLSVVVAAHGRFDRRHISNKTCKAVPGDLTWPSENTWKALSRQVSGRLIKTTPIAKSCYPGSGYDSVECDNVVEEWPILDFTTTNVIGRSLPYYIACPPINYTAGEVPVRQCSLGINPAMAVNATTRSDISATVQFARENNVRLVTTATGHDLLGRSDGFGSLELWLRYYRNKIIFQKVYEPTKACTNSSWKGSVMFIDGVYQWRDVSAVAKANNVFVATGGTPSVGAIGGWSQGGGHGPATTYVGWGVDQVLEAEVMLANGQVVTANSCQNTDLYRSLRGGGPGFGVVLSMTVKAHANVPVIAVHHLTMVPGNNANDTSDLLDAVTKLLQRTSDLTDAGVGGYGFWFNHYDKIAVNNSTSGYRHQVWTIGKDESYARSVLDPLVKELQQNGSSSVQIHSDYVTYNDYWSFYEKEMAFEGPQGKTTIMTSRAINRDQTTDFASLRRVVGTISDAPGQDNSNCILFAGGEKVASDGNDPFAGYHPAWRKASFGVVTIRVLPHNITDIERAAVEKDILSKTSAMEAFAPGTGAYMNEADRLDPNYIENFYGANYQRHLRTKKKYDPENLFYCGTCVGAEEWVERKDGPLCRKV comes from the exons ATGTACGGAATCTTCTCCTTGCTATCTTTTTTGTCGGTTGTCGTTGCCGCACATGGCAGATTTGACAGGAGGCACATTTCAAACAAGACCTGCAAGGCT GTGCCCGGCGATCTTACTTGGCCATCCGAAAATACCTGGAAGGCTCTCAGTCGTCAAGTTAGTGGTCGGTTGATCAAAACCACGCCTATCGCAAAGTCCTGCTATCCTGGATCTGGTTATGACTCGGTAGAATGCGATAATGTCGTTGAAGAATGGCCAATCCTTGACTTCACGACGACCAATGTGATTGGAAGATCTTTGCCGTACTATATCGCCTGCCCGCCAATCAACTACACGGCAGGGGAAGTGCCAGTCCGACAATGCTCCCTGGGCATCAACCCTGCCATGGCTGTAAATGCAACCACTCGATCGGATATCAGTGCTACAGTTCAGTTCGCTCGTGAGAACAATGTTCGACTTGTCACCACCGCCACAGGGCACGACTTGCTTGGCAGATCAGACGGATTTGGCTCCCTTGAGCTTTGGCTGCGA TATTATCGGAATAAAATCATCTTCCAGAAGGTGTACGAGCCCACCAAGGCCTGCACTAACTCGTCGTGGAAAGGCAGCGTTATGTTCATCGATGGAGTTTACCAATGGCGCGATGTGTCCGCAGTTGCCAAAGCCAACAACGTCTTCGTCGCTACAGGTGGTACTCCTTCGGTCGGGGCTATTGGTGGGTGGTCTCAAGGAGGTGGCCATGGTCCAGCAACGACTTATGTCGGTTGGGGTGTTGATCAGGTTCTCGAAGCCGAGGTTATGCTCGCCAACGGACAGGTCGTGACCGCCAACTCGTGTCAAAACACTGATTTATATCGCTCGCTTAGAGGAGGTGGGCCTGGTTTTGGAGTTGTCCTTTCCATGACTGTCAAGGCTCATGCGAATGTTCCGGTCATCGCTGTGCACCATCTGACTATGGTGCCGGGCAATAACGCCAACGATACCTCAGACCTGCTCGATGCTGTCACAAAATTATTACAGAGAACTTCAGACCTCACGGACGCTGGAGTTGGTGGATACGGGTTCTGGTTCAATCACTACGACAAGATCGCTGTCAACAACTCCACATCGGGGTACAGGCACCAAGTCTGGACCATCGGCAAAGACGAATCCTACGCTAGATCCGTCTTAGATCCCCTTGTAAAAGAACTCCAGCAAAATGGCAGCTCAAGCGTTCAGATTCATTCTGACTATGTCACATACAATGATTACTGGTCATTCTACGAGAAGGAAATGGCGTTTGAAGGGCCCCAAGGCAAGACCACTATCATGACGTCCCGCGCAATCAACCGCGACCAGACAACCGACTTTGCTTCTCTCCGCAGAGTAGTAGGAACCATCAGCGATGCTCCAGGACAGGACAACAGCAACTGTATTCTTTTTGCTGGCGGCGAAAAGGTCGCGTCAGACGGCAATGACCCCTTCGCAGGCTACCATCCAGCTTGGCGCAAAGCCTCCTTTGGCGTCGTCACTATCCGCGTCCTTCCGCACAATATTACCGACATAGAACGTGCGGCCGTTGAGAAGGACATTCTTTCCAAAACTTCGGCTATGGAAGCTTTTGCACCGGGCACAGGGGCATACATGAATGAGGCTGACCGATTGGACCCGAACTATATCGAGAATTTCTACGGAGCAAACTACCAACGCCATTTGAGGACCAAGAAGAAGTATGACCCGGAGAACCTGTTTTACTGTGGGACTTGTGTGGGGGCCGAGGAGTGGGTTGAGCGTAAAGATGGACCTTTGTGCAGGAAGGTGTGA
- a CDS encoding CypX, Cytochrome P450, whose product MLLSTLELNVFATQRCAESAESVATDRHRGFMTRIQMPKGGNDKGPVYGDKLDRPKWQYPNGSVVDRFLNGREVSEKWQNQYGPVYLVWSGPHPEIVITTPEDLKHFSSDANDHPKTPNVNLGWFVEKLLGQAMGLLYGADWKRLRKIFDPAFTHAAAVTRIDGVVFAARKYVEDLPQLAIEGTSQDSDSYTIPVQKAFTKFPYFLTAKAIYGTMTQDEEDELWRITEKRISLNQYWVGGGIYRFETLARFRDRPAVRRLDEFLHEWHNYNTRMVSTRKQRGDRPPIITYWDELEAGNISSVEITQLLQTLDELLMLNLDVITHVTTWFITLVASHEAVKRGLREEIAANRENLHDYIASTSTHLHRSFIESMRIRPFGVFTIGESSASTKNFHGVLVKPNTQILVDVLAINVRNPFWGRNSEAYDPDRLKDIKPSNLRYNLHSFGIGSRKCMGQFVAGHIVKSLVVHLFDRFEVEPVREGETEKADAGADMGSWTPKSDALLRLWRREGVL is encoded by the exons ATGTTACTGTCTACGTTGGAACTCAACGTTTTTGCGACACAACGCTGCGCCGAGTCTGCCGAGTCAGTTGCCACTGACCGTCACCGTGGATTCATGACTCGCATACAGATGCCAAAAGGAGGAAATGACAAGGGCCCTGTGTACGGGGACAAGTTGGATC GACCAAAGTGGCAGTACCCAAACGGCTCCGTCGTCGACCGCTTCCTGAACGGCCGCGAAGTCTCAGAGAAATGGCAAAATCAGTACGGTCCGGTATATCTCGTCTGGTCTGGCCCTCATCCAGAGAT TGTCATCACCACACCTGAAGACCTCAAGCACTTTAGTTCGGATGCCAACGACCACCCCAAGACTCCAAACGTGAATCTAGGATGGTTCGTGGAGAAACTGTTGGGTCAAGCCATGGGCCTTTTGTACGGTGCAGACTGGAAACGTTTGCGCAAGATCTTTGACCCAGCTTTCACACACGCTGCAGCGGTAACACGAATTGATGGCGTAGTGTTCGCCGCGCGCAAGTATGTTGAAGATCTACCCCAGCTGGCAATTGAAGGTACAAGTCAGGATAGCGACTCATACACCATCCCCGTCCAAAAAGCCTTCACCAAGTTCCCCTACTTCCTCACTGCCAAGGCTATCTATGGCACCATGACccaagacgaagaagacgagcTGTGGCGCATAACCGAGAAACGCATCTCATTGAACCAATACTGGGTCGGCGGAGGAATCTACCGTTTTGAAACCCTTGCGCGCTTCCGCGACCGACCTGCCGTCCGCCGCCTCGATGAGTTTCTCCACGAGTGGCATAATTATAACACTCGCATGGTATCTACACGGAAGCAACGCGGTGACCGACCGCCTATCATCACATACTGGGACGAATTGGAGGCTGGTAACATTTCTTCTGTTGAG ATTACACAGCTACTCCAAACACTTGATGAGCTCCTCATGCTCAACCTCGATGTCATCACACACGTTACAACATGGTTCATCACCCTTGTCGCCAGTCACGAGGCCGTTAAACGCGGATTGCGCGAGGAAATCGCTGCGAATAGAGAGAACCTACACGACTACATTGCATCGACGAGCACGCATTTGCATCGCAGTTTTATTGAGTCAATGCGTATCCGGCCTTTTGGTG TCTTCACAATCGGCGAATCTTCGGCAAGCACGAAAAACTTCCATGGCGTGCTGGTTAAGCCGAAT ACGCAGATCCTTGTAGACGTTCTCGCCATTAATGTCAGAAACCCCTTCTGGGGCAGGAACAGTGAGGCGTATGATCCGGATCGGCTCAAGGACATCAAGCCTTCTAAT CTTCGATACAATCTGCACTCTTTCGGCATCGGCAGTCGCAAATGCATGGGGCAATTCGTGGCAGGACATATTGTCAAGTCTCTGGTTGTGCATTTGTTCGATCGGTTCGAGGTGGAGCCTGTGAGGGAGGGAGAGACTGAGAAGGCGGATGCGGGTGCAGATATGGGAAGCTGGACTCCGAAATCGGATGCGCTATTGAGGTTGTGGAGGAGGGAGGGTGTGCTTTAG
- a CDS encoding GlcD, FAD/FMN-containing dehydrogenase, producing MELIKILFLLVSSLVYGLVEPETCRCFPGDACWPSDEQWSDLNKTVSGRLIKTVPLGYLCHGLEYDEAECKALASVWKKPTVHINSSSSIQAPIFANASCDPFTPTEKPCLMGNYVYYAVKVAGANDVAATILFAEKYNIRLVIRNTAHDYVGRSTGAGGLAIWTHFLKETKIVDWEDDEYTGKAITIGAGVQGSELQDAINTAGLVGVTGECPTVGIAGGYIQSGGHSPLATSFGLGADQTLAFNVVTANGEIVTASPAANADLFWALSGSGAGNYGIVVSVTLKVHPDAQTSGASFAVEASSLDPSQVLNLWHKALPAILEGGNMATYYAKNTTFVLQSLTGFNRTIQDLEIALSPFIASLAGENISLKPNYTTFGSYHDHYLYYFGPLPEGLFGTAGSDLIGGRFLLRDALQGVGTAINASVLSKGGMFIGQSMNVSRFASATRAVHPQWRHAVVMSSYSLPYSFDVPFANMQVQQDRITQDIMPAIEAVTPDAGAYINEADYQQPNWQNIFYGSNYARLEQVKMRYDPKGLFWNSIAVGSEEWKVAADGRLCKA from the exons ATGGAGCTTATTAAAATTTTGTTTCTTCTGGTCTCGTCACTGGTGTATGGTCTTGTTGAGCCAGAGACATGCAGATGCTTCCCAGGCGACGCGTGTTGGCCGTCAGACGAACAATGGTCAGATCTGAACAAGACGGTGAGTGGACGTCTCATCAAGACTGTTCCACTAGGATATTTATGCCATGGCCTTGAGTATGATGAGGCTGAATGCAAGGCTTTGGCGTCAGTTTGGAAGAAGCCAACGGTTCA CATCAATTCCTCCTCATCCATCCAGGCACCCATATTTGCCAACGCGAGCTGCGACCCTTTTACGCCCACGGAAAAGCCATGTCTTATGGGAAACTACGTGTACTACGCTGTCAAAGTGGCTGGGGCTAACGATGTCGCTGCCACAATCTTGTTCGCAGAAAAATACAACATAAGACTGGTGATTCGAAATACCGCACACGACTATGTGGGTCGATCGACTGGAGCTGGCGGACTGGCGATCTGGACGCATTTTCTCAAGGAAACCAAGATCGTTGATTGGGAGGACGATGAGTACACTGGAAAGGCTATAACTATCGGAGCCGGGGTCCAGGGCTCTGAGTTACAGGACGCAATCAATACTGCTGGTCTTGTAGGCGTAACCGGAGAATGTCCTACGGTTGGCATCGCTGGCGGCTACATTCAGAGCGGAGGTCACTCGCCTCTGGCGACCAGCTTTGGTCTTGGGGCTGACCAGACCCTGGCGTTCAATGTTGTTACCGCAAACGGCGAAATTGTAACAGCTAGTCCTGCCGCGAATGCAGATCTCTTCTGGGCACTGAGCGGATCAGGGGCTGGCAACTACGGGATCGTGGTATCTGTGACCCTCAAAGTTCACCCTGATGCGCAGACCAGTGGAGCTAGCTTTGCCGTAGAAGCGTCCAGCTTGGATCCTTCGCAGGTCCTGAATCTATGGCACAAGGCCTTGCCAGCGATTCTCGAAGGTGGCAACATGGCCACCTACTATGCCAAAAATACGACGTTCGTACTGCAGTCTCTGACTGGATTCAACCGGACCATCCAGGACCTAGAAATAGCGCTTTCGCCGTTCATCGCGTCTTTGGCCGGCGAAAACATTAGTCTGAAGCCGAACTACACCACCTTTGGCTCCTATCACGACCATTACCTTTACTATTTCGGGCCCTTGCCCGAGGGCCTCTTCGGCACTGCTGGAAGTGACTTGATCGGCGGTCGTTTCCTCCTAAGAGACGCCCTGCAGGGCGTTGGGACTGCTATCAATGCCTCGGTACTCTCAAAAGGAGGCATGTTCATCGGTCAATCAATGAATGTGTCGCGTTTCGCAAGTGCCACACGAGCGGTCCATCCGCAATGGCGTCACGCTGTGGTCATGTCATCGTATTCGCTCCCGTACAGTTTCGATGTACCGTTTGCAAATATGCAGGTCCAGCAAGACCGCATCACGCAGGATATCATGCCAGCGATTGAGGCGGTCACTCCAGATGCAGGAGCGTACATCAATGAGGCCGATTATCAACAACCGAACTGGCAGAACATCTTTTATGGAAGTAATTACGCAAGGTTAGAGCAAGTCAAGATGAGGTATGACCCAAAGGGTCTCTTCTGGAACTCGATAGCAGTGGGGAGTGAAGAATGGAAGGTTGCTGCTGATGGAAGACTCTGTAAAGCTTAG